The following coding sequences lie in one Phragmites australis chromosome 8, lpPhrAust1.1, whole genome shotgun sequence genomic window:
- the LOC133926932 gene encoding uncharacterized protein LOC133926932 — protein MQEGGGVSNGNGGLGSGGCSYMPVVEEYDDEEECAGLEPFFFDEAEAVADHERRMRREQEAARKEELRVLAMKAINDVKARILDEDPKQGGKYYNRFCFADFSKFDLDEESPLEPMRNTDRVYKKGNEYSLLPAVNIFSVKIASSDVGFPIHVYGTAIARDNLEEKCVFLFNRDKDHYQLINSEDESLILSGPKRGLVLLDPVYVEIDLKIKDHQGQEEKELSKGFLTIGGVANRVLSNYSKVESRSLATRLSTVEVMYAVVNYAVEATIAIEVLQGEFYGKITACITSIPNNCLVLHDSKVAGMMNGDGKGVIQLLRRVVSVCLAEKLSVTIVAQTGDEGTIDFAPDTNGGGKGEITVGATTMLVKVTWSVNDEV, from the exons ATGCAGGAGGGCGGCGGCGTGTCGAACGGCAACGGCGGCTTGGGCTCCGGCGGGTGCTCTTACATGCCGGTGGTGGAGGAGTACGACGATGAAGAGGAGTGCGCAGGCCTGGAACCTTTCTTCTTCGACGAGGCAGAGGCGGTGGCTGATCATGAGAGGCGGATGCGGAGAGAACAGGAGGCGGCGCGCAAGGAGGAGCTGCGCGTTTTGGCGATGAAAGCCATAAATGACGTCAAGGCTAGGATCCTCGACGAGGATCCCAAGCAGGGCGGCAAATACTACAACCGATTCTGCTTCGCCGACTTCAGCAAATTCGACCTCGACGAGGAGT CACCCCTTGAACCGATGAGAAACACTGATAGAGTCTACAAAAAGGGCAATGAATACTCGCTGTTGCCTGCGGTAAACATCTTCTCCGTGAAGATAGCCTCCTCGGATGTTGGCTTCCCAATCCATGTGTACGGCACAGCAATTGCTAGAGACAACCTTGAAGAGAAGTGTGTTTTTCTCTTCAACCGTGATAAAGATCATTACCAACTCATCAACTCTGAG GATGAATCGTTGATCTTGAGTGGCCCAAAACGAGGACTTGTTTTACTAGATCCTGTATATGTTGAGATTGATCTGAAGATCAAGGATCATCAAGGGCAGGAGGAGAAAGAACTTAGTAAAGGATTCTTGACTATCGGGGGCGTAGCCAATCGAGTGTTGAGTAACTACAGCAAGGTTGAAAGCAGATCTCTTGCTACCAGGCTCAGTACTGTGGAGGTGATGTATGCAGTTGTGAACTATGCAGTGGAGGCTACTATTGCAATTGAAGTTCTACAGGGAGAATTTTATGGAAAAATCACTGCTTGCATCACCAGCATCCCGAATAATTGTCTTGTGCTTCATGATAGCAAAGTGGCTGGTATGATGAATGGGGATGGTAAAGGAGTCATCCAACTTTTGCGACGTGTTGTATCTGTCTGTCTAGCGGAGAAGCTGTCAGTGACTATTGTTGCCCAGACTGGTGATGAAGGCACTATTGATTTTGCTCCGGATACCAACGGCGGAGGTAAAGGTGAAATTACTGTTGGTGCAACTACCATGCTCGTGAAGGTTACTTGGTCGGTAAATGATGAAGTGTGA